The genomic window GATCGCACACTTGGGCGTGTGATCCGGTTTCAGCTGCAGGGTGTGGGCCACGAACCAGGCCGACCAAGCGGTCGCGTAGAACAAGCATCCCACGATCGGCAGCCAAGCCCAACGCACAAACGGCAGCGAAGAGCGGACAAAAGAATCCAGTTGAAAGATGGTTTGGAAGACACACAGACCGGCCAGCAACAGCAGCATGGCGGCCACGTGAATACCGATCATGCACCACCGCTGGGTGGCTCCGTCGGTTCGTCGCAGCGCGGCCATCGGCGCCACGGCGGCCAACACCAACTTGCCACCGGACTGCAGCGATTGTTTTAGAAATTTAAGCATAGCGAAATTGAACTTTCAGCAAACGCGAATCAGCGAGTCCAAGTGACAACGGCCAAGTAGGAAAGGGTGGGTAGCAGCAAGACGGCGGCGGCCCAACCGACGTAACCCGCACGCTGCAACACGGCACCGCCTCGCAGCGGCGCGGCGTCGGTGGCTGGAGGCAGGTCGTGGGTGAAGGGCAAAGTCAGTTCCGGAACCAGGCCCAGTTGCAGCCGTGTGCGGTGTGTCCATGCGGCAAGTTTTTCAGGACTGCTGCGGTACTGACCGGTGAATCCCAGTTGGGCACATAGAAAGAACACGGCCAGGTCGTCGGTGCGTCCCAGGGTTTCAGCCAATTCAGCTTGACGCCAGAACATCCAGGCGCGGTCGTTGGAACCGAACAAATCGCCTTCCAGCTTATTCTCGTTCCAGGCCTCACCGACCACACGATCGGCGGTCATGATTTCGTCGATCCAACAGGCCAGTGCGTAGCTGAGTCCCAGATAGTCGCCGTTGTTGGTCCAACCGGCCGCTTGTTCGGCCGTTTGCACTCGGGTTAACAACTGTTTCAGTTCCGCGCGGATCGGCGCGGTATCGATCTGCTGTGCCGTGCTGGCTGCTTCGCGCCATTGCCACGTGCGGTACAGGATGGGGTCAACCAGTTCAGCGGTTTCGATGCGCATGGTGGGCGGGCGCCAAGATGGGGAAAGCGAGAAACTGCAGAAGGTTAGGTCACAGATCGCCGCCAGGCAGCAATTGTTCCTATCCGTTTCCTTCTGGGCTTGCCCCAGGGGAGCGCACAACGGGCGCCTACCACGCCACTCGCGCCAAGCATCAGCCGCGAAGCGGCGGCAGCATAAAGCCTGGGGGCGCGAGCCCATGGAGCCAATGAAACCAGATGCCGCAAAGTCCCAACGGGACGATATGAATTTGGGGCGCCGCGGACTCCTGTCGCCCCGTTGGGGCTTGGTGTGCGGGGATTTCTCGCAACCATGGGCTCGCGCCCATGGCTACAATCCGCCGTCCCTTCGGGACTAAGAACGAAAACGCAAGATGGGGCTTCCGCAACCCTTCAGGAGTCCAAGCCATTCGGGGGCAAACCCGGCGGAAGCGGGACGAGCGAGACTTTCACCACTTATTTATCGCACGTCCCCCGCAGCTGAGTTCGCCCAATTCCTGGGTGCACCGCAGATTCACCTCGCCCCCTCCAAAGTCTGGCGACTTCGGCTACGGCGAGCCCGCTCCAAAGTCTGGCGACTTCGGCTACGGCGAGCCCGCTCCAAAGTCTGGCGACTTCGACTACGGGGATGGGCATATTTCTAGGTTTTTTGGTACCTGTACGTCCGCGCCCTCAACCAGAACCTAGATTTCCTGCAGACGCGGCAGCCAGCACGCTTCCGTTACCGTCCCCTTGGTTTTGCTACGCAGGATATCCGTGACGCTGCTCGCCACCCCCTCCACCTTCGATATCGAGGCTTTGCTGGAACCCATTGAAGGGGATCGCATTGCCGGTGATCCGCGGGCTTATGCTCGCGGCCTGCGGTCGCAACTGTCCGAATTGCGGACGCCTCATCGTTCTTCCAATCCCGATGCTCCCGATCAGGACGGTACCGAGGAATGTGTGGATTGGATGGGCATTACGGTCGTGGCCACCGAAGCCCTGCGAGAGACCACCAAAGATCTACGGATCGCCTGCCATTTGACCGAAGCGGCGCTGCAACACTGGGGCATCGCCGGCTTGCGTGACGGGTTGACTCTACTGCGGAAAATGGCCGATCTGTTTTGGAATGATCTGGCTCCGGAGCTAGACCCCGAGGATGCAGACGTTCGCTGTTCGCCTCTGGAAAACTTGCTGGACGATCCCAACCGTGGCCCGCGGATTCCCAGCGTTGTGCGGAGCTTGCCGTTGTTGGCGGCCGGAGCACACCGATTAAGCCTGATGGAAGCGACCGGGCAAGCGGGGGATCTGACGCAGAGTGAAGTCGCCGCGGCGATTCGCCAAGTAACCGTCGAGGACGCCGCTCAATTATCCGACGAAGTCGACGGGGCACTGGCGGAACTGGAATCGTTCCAACAGTTGATGATCGACCGCATGGGCGATTATGCCCCCACGTTTTTGCACCTCAAGGAATCGCTACAAGTCGTCCGGCAATGGCTCGACAGCGTGTTGCGACCACAACTGGACGCTCGCGACACCGTCGATGAACCCGCGCCGCCAGCGCGGAAACTTCGCAAACCGAAAAAACAATCCAGCGGTGATGATCCCATGGTCGTTGTCGATCAAACCTTCCAGCTTCGCGCTGACGCCTACAGTCAGCTATCCGCCGCAGCCGAGACGCTGCAACAAATCGAACCGCACAGCCCGATTCCCTACATGGTGCAACGGGCGGTGCAATTGGGGCAACTGCCGTTTCCGGCTTTGATGGCTCAACTGGTTAACGAAGAGTCTACCTTGCAAATGTTTCATCGCGAGCTGGGGCTATCTAGCAGCGATACGGGCACCACTGGGTACGACGACTAACCCCCCCTTTTTCGTTTCTTGCCCAGCATGCTCCGGCGGCCGGGTAATCCTTTCTTTGAATTCCGCAATACGGGAGCATGCTATGAGTGACAGTCTTCAACACAAGCTGGATCGGGTCCGGCGTCCACGCGTTCAGGTCACCTACGACGTCGATACCGGCGACGCGTTGGAAAAAAAGGAACTGCCGATGGTGGTGGGCGTCATGGCGGACCTGTCGGGTAACCCCGCAGAGCCGAACGCGCCCATGAAAGAACGCAAGTTCGTGCCCATCGATCGCGATAACTTCGACGACGTGTTGGCCAAAAGCAACGCCCGCGTAGCCACTCGCGTTAACAACACGCTGACCGACGACAACACCGATCTGTCGGTGGAATTGAACTTCCGCTCGCTGGAAGATTTCGAACCTGAACAGGTCGCTCGCCAAGTTC from Roseimaritima ulvae includes these protein-coding regions:
- the tssB gene encoding type VI secretion system contractile sheath small subunit; its protein translation is MSDSLQHKLDRVRRPRVQVTYDVDTGDALEKKELPMVVGVMADLSGNPAEPNAPMKERKFVPIDRDNFDDVLAKSNARVATRVNNTLTDDNTDLSVELNFRSLEDFEPEQVARQVPALRELLDMRTQLSNLLGKLEGNDKLEELLSEVLDNSEAAKSLAGDLGLEGESE
- a CDS encoding DotU family type IV/VI secretion system protein, which gives rise to MRIETAELVDPILYRTWQWREAASTAQQIDTAPIRAELKQLLTRVQTAEQAAGWTNNGDYLGLSYALACWIDEIMTADRVVGEAWNENKLEGDLFGSNDRAWMFWRQAELAETLGRTDDLAVFFLCAQLGFTGQYRSSPEKLAAWTHRTRLQLGLVPELTLPFTHDLPPATDAAPLRGGAVLQRAGYVGWAAAVLLLPTLSYLAVVTWTR
- the tssA gene encoding type VI secretion system protein TssA, which encodes MTLLATPSTFDIEALLEPIEGDRIAGDPRAYARGLRSQLSELRTPHRSSNPDAPDQDGTEECVDWMGITVVATEALRETTKDLRIACHLTEAALQHWGIAGLRDGLTLLRKMADLFWNDLAPELDPEDADVRCSPLENLLDDPNRGPRIPSVVRSLPLLAAGAHRLSLMEATGQAGDLTQSEVAAAIRQVTVEDAAQLSDEVDGALAELESFQQLMIDRMGDYAPTFLHLKESLQVVRQWLDSVLRPQLDARDTVDEPAPPARKLRKPKKQSSGDDPMVVVDQTFQLRADAYSQLSAAAETLQQIEPHSPIPYMVQRAVQLGQLPFPALMAQLVNEESTLQMFHRELGLSSSDTGTTGYDD